The sequence ACCTATATGTTTGATGCATTAATATTCTGCAAAATTGATCCATAGGCGAGATAATTAATAGTTCATTCTGTCTATTACTAAAGTGCCAAACTTGAATGCGTAGTAAAAAACGTAGCTCATTGCATCTACTTTTCGCGCGCTAATATCCGTTTATGTGCAGATTCGCTACCCTCACACACTGAAGATGCTCAGCGTGGGTCGCCGCGGGAAGACACTACTAGAAGGTCATATgctgagcaaaaaaaaaattaattgtcaATCGAGTTCTTAAATATGTGTTTGCTTTACCACATATACCGGTCTGCCATATCAATCCCAAAACTTGTTTGATTGTGCTTGTTAACAAACCACttaaaccattggaccctaattgAGGTGTACCCACTTTACTACTCGACTTGCTCATGATTATGCCCTTTTTCATGAGGAACGCCAGCACAGGGTCCTTTCAATGCCAGCGCCTGGTGGTGATGCCAATTACCAATCGACAAGCTGTGGCAACAAGCATACTTGCAGCATCGTGCCATGAGGCCCCAAATATTTGCTGGCTTCAACCTGAACAGGTCTTGCAGGGTACCTTCTGTCCAGGTGCTGAACGCCAGCCGCCCAGGATCATCTTGCGAAACATCAGGTGCTGGTTCATTTTCATTTCCAACTGTGATCAGTTTATACTTTTGCTCCTGATAATTTTATTTTCGCTGGTGCATTAGATGGGTACTGCAAGCTGCAGTCTTCttgatatttatatttttttaattacttgttcaAGATATGCAGCAAAGGCTAGATCAGAGTGTTGATTCCAAGGTTTTCTTACTGAACTACCTTTGATTAGTTTTTTGAAATTCTTTTAGTATCTCTTATTAGTTATTGGATTGCACCTATAACCTATTAGACTTTAGGCATAATGTAGTACTGATATATCTATCAAACTACCTGTGGTTAGTTTTATGAAATCCTGCCAGTATCGCTTCTTAGTTCAATATATGGTTGTCTTAGTTCAAATTCTTGTGGGACAAATTGCTGTTCATATGTTCATAAATCCCACATCTGATTGGCTTTTGTGTCCATATGCATGCTTATGTATTCTGAAATTTCAGTTTCTGATTATGCATGACACATCTCTTTTCCCCCTGTCATGAGCATAATGTGGACCAGTTCAGTCTTTCTCTGAGCTATGAAGTATATATAACGGCATATGGTGCTACATACAGTGTGGATTTTTCTTCTTAACTATCTTGTTAGCTGACTATTTACTGATAATAAGAGAGCAATCATGCTATCCTGGTTCAATTCAGACACTCCTAGTAAGAAGTAAAACATAGTTTGTGTAATTTTTTACTCCATGACCATTTCACCTTCTGAAGAACGATATTATGCTCATGCTATCAGTGTTCTTTCTTAAATATTGGAAACACTCATTGGTGCAAACTGCAAAGATATACTAGTTAGGAATCACAAGATAGCAATGCATCCTACTGAGGTGATCTTTGTGCTGCATTTCAGATCAAGCATAAGTTCTCCTTTTGCACAGTTTTTGCTGCATTTCAGATGACGTATCAGCTATAGTTGAAGGCCATAGGAAGCAGGTTGATTAGCTGACGACGACGCAGATCAACAGAACCAGAGAACTAAGCTTGATGTCGGCAGCTGGTCTGGATCCGTCTATGACCAACGAAATGGGTCTTGGCAGGGACAGGGAGGTCCCTCTCTGTATCTCTCATTTATTCTGACAAGGACTGAGGCTGGGGTAAAACTATTGTATTCAAATTGAAAATATGCTTACGAATGAAATGAACTAGTTGTGGCAAAGTTATTGTATTTACAGTGCCAATTTCTTGTTTGTAAATGACCATGCTTATGTTGCTGTAAAATATTTGTATTCAAACGGGAAAAGCTAGTTATTGTATTTACAGTTAATGCTAGTTACCATGGAAAAAAATCCTCACCGTGCCTGTTGCCAGCTTCATCGGGTAACACAATCGCAGCCTTCACGGTGCAGACTGTCCCTAGCCTCGTTCACGCGTGTGGTTGCAGAACTGGGCGACGTCTTTCCTGATCTAGCGAATGAAGGGGACCGATACGTGAGCATGTGGTGGCAGGAATCAAAGATCAGGCATTGGGGAGACGTGCGCGCGTGGAACTGCACAGAACAGAGAAAACCAAAAGCAAACGGCGAACGACGGACAGAATAAAAAAGCCAAAAAAACCCAGGCAATACACTCGGTTAAGGAGGAGAAAAACCAGCGGGGAGGAAAACcgtgagaaaaaaaaaccaGGCGCTATCGGTGCCCGGGGGTGGGCGGGCGGGCTGACGGCTGGCTCTGGTGGCGGGCTCGGCTACTGAATAATATTTCAGTAGCCAGGGTATCCATTAGcggagttatatatatatattttaaatatatatatatataaattaaatTCTGATTGCATGATTATATTCCTGGTAACAAGATCTTTAAAATAAAATCATAGATCAATATTTTAGGATAATATGTTTCAAAGAATGATTTTTTATCAAGGTAGAACATTTTGACTACTGTGAGTAAATACTTGAGCAAAAGTAACAAAATCATTCTCTGTGAATAAAAGATGCATGgtcaatataaaaataatatactGCGAACAAAAGATTCAACACCAATGGAAAATCTAGTAAAAACTAATCTAAAAAGTAGTTCCATACATAAATGAGAGCGTATTCTGCGCAAACCGATATTTTGCACAACCGTGCAAACTATGCATCTGGATCGTGGATCCTCCATCCGATGGCTACAGCTTGAGAGCGCACTTTTTGCAAATGAATGCCCGCCAGCCCCCTTCGAGTTTTTGTAGTAAGAAAGGAATATAAACAGAAATTAAAATGAAAGtagaagaagagaaaaggaaGGAAGCAAACAAATGAGCTAAAAGGAAAATGAGTAAAGAAAGAATAAGGAAacaaatagaaacaaaaaattcaAAGAATAAGTAAAGCAATGTAATAAAATAATGCGCTTTTAATGGGATACGGAATATCTACAAACAGAAAATAAAACGGAATGAGAAAACAAATAGATGGGCCGCTAACAGGCTGTTCTACCCAACCACTCACCTTGCTAAACATGCGGACCCCGTGACTAGCCCAAGCTGCACAAGCGACGAGCAGGCTTTTGGTGGCGTGCATGACACAGTCGCGAACTGGCTGGTCtgtaatttttatttctttaaAGGTTGTCTTTGTAAGATGTATGGTGCAAACTACCTTTAGTGGAATATACCCGGTCCCCTAAAAAAAAAGCAAGCAAAAGCAATTATCCTCTAAGGGATATACAGCAGCAtcgtgcatgcatgtgtatagGCTCGGTCACTTAATTGATGGCTGTCAATCCTTAAAAAGACAAAATAAAGGAGcaataataaaagaaaatagaaaatagaaaaaagagagaaagaaaacaaa comes from Panicum virgatum strain AP13 chromosome 4K, P.virgatum_v5, whole genome shotgun sequence and encodes:
- the LOC120703726 gene encoding uncharacterized protein LOC120703726 isoform X3; translated protein: MESSDSLPSHTEDAQRGSPREDTTRSTGSFQCQRLVVMPITNRQAVATSILAASCHEAPNICWLQPEQVLQGTFCPGAERQPPRIILRNIR
- the LOC120703726 gene encoding uncharacterized protein LOC120703726 isoform X1; translated protein: MESSDSLPSHTEDAQRGSPREDTTRSTGSFQCQRLVVMPITNRQAVATSILAASCHEAPNICWLQPEQVLQGTFCPGAERQPPRIILRNISFCCISDDVSAIVEGHRKQVD
- the LOC120703726 gene encoding uncharacterized protein LOC120703726 isoform X2; the encoded protein is MESSDSLPSHTEDAQRGSPREDTTRSTGSFQCQRLVVMPITNRQAVATSILAASCHEAPNICWLQPEQVLQGTFCPGAERQPPRIILRNIRSSISSPFAQFLLHFR